GCCTGCGCACCAACGTGCTGGTGGCGGTCGGTGCGGCGATTTTCGTCGACATGGCCAACCGTCTCGGCGGTGCTGAAGGCGCGGTGCGGGTGGTCGCCTACGTGGTCTCCGGCATCGGCTTTCTCGGTGCCGGGGTGATCATGCGCGAAGAAGGCAACGTGCGCGGCCTCAACACCGCCGCGACCTTGTGGACGTCAGCCGCCGTTGGCGCCTGCGCCGGTGCCGACCTGCTGGCCGAAGCGGTGCTCGGCACGCTGTTCATTCTGGCCGCCAACACCTTGCTGCGGCCGATCGTCAACAACATCAACCGTCAGCCACTGGACGTGGTCTCGGCCGAAGTCACCAACATCGTCTATGTCATCGCCCGGCGCTCCCAACAGAAAGCCGTGTTCGCCCTGCTCGAAGCCGAGTTGGAACGCAGCAACTACCCGGCCAGCGACGTCGATGTACACGCCTTCGGTGCCGACGAAATCGAGATCGAAGCGACGCTGGCGACGACTTCGGTCGACGGCGATGAACTCGATGCGCTGGTAGCGCGGATTTCGACTTCAGCGCTGGTGGTGCAGGCGTTCTGGAGTCCGAGTACCACGGAATAAGGCAACAACGTCGGGCAGCCATTCGGCATGGCTCATGAGTGCGGATGAATGACCGGTTTTTTAGGAAAAGTCCTACAGAACTGCTCCTGAGGCTTGCGTAGTCTTGGCGCACCCGTCCACCTCCACGAGATCGAGCATGATCAATAAAACCCTGCGCATCCTGATTGCCGATCCGCAGCATTTTCACCGGATGAAAATCGAGCGCCTGTTCAATGGCCTTGAATACTTCCGCATCGCTCCGGTACAGAGTCTGCTTGAGCTGCTGACCCTGGTGGACTACGGCTGTGAACCGTTCGACGTCGTGGTCATCAACGCCGAGCTGGCGGCCGGATCGCTGGACCTGCCGGGGTTTTTCCTCAACAACCCGCATGTGCGCCACGCGCTGATCTATAACGAGCCCTCGGCGCCTGCGCTGACACCCGCCGGCTTCGCTCAGGAAAACCTGCAGATCAGCCCCGTCGCCTTGCCCAATGCGGCCGCGATCAAGCACCTGATGGCGCGGGTCGACGTTGCCCCGGTGTGTGCAGCTAATGCCTGGAACCCGGCGCCAGCCTTGCAACGCCGGGCTTGAGCACGAATTACGTTTTTGCGCAACTGTCAGATCTGACAGGTAGATACGACTGGCTTCCCGTGTAACAGTTCTTGCGCAGCCACCCCGTCGGAACAGCCGCTACCGGTGGCGCCATCGTTTTGTTTTTGCCCTGGGAGCGGTCATGAAGTCAGCGCTGATCGTCGACGATCATCCGGTGGTGCGGGCTGCCGTGAAACTTGTGCTCGAAGCCGAAAGGTTCAGGGTGATTCATGAAGCGTCGAGCGCCAGCGAAGCCCTGGAGCTTAGCCGTGAGCACAAACCGGAACTGGTGATACTCGATCTCAAGTTGCCGGGGGTGGGTGGACTGGAAGCGCTGGAGCGGCTCAAGGCCAACGACCCCGAATGCAGGGTGCTGATTTTTACTTCTCAGGATCCGCTGCACTATCAGGATCGCTGTCTGCGTAGTGGCGCCATGGGTTACGTGGCTAAAACCAACCAGTTGCTGCAATTGCACAAGGCTGTCCAGGCGCTGATGTCGGGCTACTCCTATTTTGCTGCACTGCCTGATAGCGGCTCTGTGTCGACCCCGTCGCACCGCAGCGAAAAACAGCTGATCGACGAGCTCTCCAACCGAGAACTGAACATTCTCGTGCAGTTGGCTCTGGGTAAGCCCAACAAGAAAATCGCCGCTGAAATGTTCCTCAGCCACAAGACCGTCAGCACCTACAAAACCCGCTTGATAAAAAAGCTGGGTCTGCACTCAAAGTCAGCGGTGTACTTGCGCGAATTCGCCAAGCGCAACGATTTGATCTGAGTAGCACAGTGAATCTGCGACGCTGGTGGTGCGTGCTCTGGTTGAGCATCACGGCCACCTGCTGGGCCAGTGAGTCGCCGCAGCCTCTGGAGTTGTTGAGCCAGGCAGCACTGGAGAACATTCAGGTCCCGCTCGACCCCCAGGATCAACAGTGGCTACGCCGCCATCCGACGTTGCGCATGGGGATTTCCGGGCCCGATTATCCACCGTTCGAGATCACGCGGAATCGGCAGGAGCTGGAAGGTCTCACCGCCGACTATGCCGAGTTGCTGGCGCAACTGCTCGGGGTTCGGATCGAGGTGCAACGCTACGCAAACCGCGACGCGGTGATGAGCGCACTCAAGCGCGGCGAACTCGATCTGCTGGGCACCTCGAACAATTTCGAGCTGGCCGATCCAGATTTCATCTTGTCGCGCCCCTATGCCGAAGACCAACCGATGCTGGTGACCCGGCTCGACGAAACGTTACCGGCCGACCTGGCAGGCAAACGCATCGCCATGGTCGAGGACTACCTGCCGCTGACCAGCGTGCAGGCGTTCTACCCCGACGCGAAGGTGCAGCGTTACTCCTCGGCAATGGATGCGCTGGGTGCGGTGGCGTTTGGTGTCGATGACGGCTATCTCGGCGATCTGATCAGTGCCAATTACCTGATCAACACCAATTACCGCAATGACCTGCAACTGGCCGGGCCGTCGGGGCTGGATGCCAATCCCTTCGGTTTCGCCCTGCTGCGCAGTGACGTACGCCTCAAACGCATTATCGACAAGGCGCTGGCGGCGATTCCCATGGAGCGTCGTCAACTGATCGAGCAGCGCTGGAGCGCAGGGCGCGCGCAAATGGCCGCGCAGTCGCAGGTGCGCCTCAGTGCCAGCGAGCAGCAGTGGCTGGAGCAACATCCGCGGGTGCGGGTCGGCGTGATCGAAGACTTCGCACCGCTGACGTTTTTTGATGCCGACGGACGATTCAACGGGCTGTCGGCGCAGTTGCTCAACCTGATCAGTCAGCGTACCGGGCTGCAATTCGAAGTGGTTCGGGGGCATTCGCTGGATCGTCAGATTGAGCAGCTCAAGGCCGGTGAACTCGACGTGTTGCCGGTGGTGACCCCGAGCAGCGAACGGGAAACCGAGCTGCAATTCACCCGTGCCTACCTGAATAATCCGTTTGTGCTGGTCAGCGCGACGACGGCCGGCAGCCCGCGCAGCCTCGGCGATCTGCCGGGCAAGCGGCTGGCGATTTATCGCGGTCATCCATTGCACGACTTTATTCTGCAGCAGGTGCCCGGGATTCGCCTGGTGGAGGTGCGCAGCCCGGCCGAGGGCATGGAGCAGATCGCCAAAGGCCAGGCCGACGTGACCGTCAGCTCGCTGCTGGTGGCGCGTTTTCTGATTGCCCGTCATTACCGCGAGCGCCTGCGCATCACCAACACGATCGGCGATCAGCCGGCACGCATTGCCCTGGCGACCGCAGCGCAGGATACGGCGCTGCACACGATTCTGAACAAGGCGTTGCTGAGCATCGCGCCGCAGCAGATGGACGAACTGGTCGAGCGCTGGAGCCATGACGTGGTCGTGGAAGAGAGCTACTGGCAGCGTCATCGCCGCGAAATCCTGCTGGCGTTTGCCGGTGCGGCAGGGCTGCTGTTGCTGGCCTTGGCCTGGATCGGTTTTCAGCGCTCGCAGCTGCGTCAGCGTCAGCAGTGGCTGCAACAGTTGCAGCAGGCCAAGGATGCCGCCGACGACGCCAATCGGGCCAAGACTACGTTTCTGGCGACCATGAGCCATGAAATCCGCACGCCGATGAATGCCCTGATCGGCATGCTCGAAATGGCCCTCAAGCGTGCCGAGGAGGGCGTCACCGACAAGCTGGCAATCGAGGTCGCGTCCGCTGCCGGCCAGCAATTACTGGCGTTGATCGGTGATATTCTCGATATCGCACGCATCGAGTCCGGGCATTTGTCCCTCGCGCCGCAGCGGGCCAATCTGCGCGAACAAGTGATCGCGGTGTGCCGCGTATTCGAAGGGCTGGCGCGGGAGAAACGCCTGCTGTGGCAGGTCGAACTGGATGCGCACAGTGACGTCGACGTCATGCTCGACCCGACACGCTTCAAGCAAGTGCTGTCAAACCTGTTGAGCAACGCGATCAAGTTCACCGAGCAGGGTCAGGTGAGCCTGCGTTTGTTATGCTCTGCGATGCCGTCCGGGATCCTGGCGGTCGTGGTGGTGATTGCAGACAGCGGAATCGGCATCAGTGCCGATGACCGCAAACGCCTGTTCAGTCCGTTCGTCCAGGCCGCTAACCAGGGCCAGTCAGCGCGTAGCGGCTCGGGATTGGGCCTGGTGATCAGCCGTAACCTCTGCGAAATGATGGGCGGCACACTGCGCCTGGACAGCGAGCCGGGGCATGGAACGCGGGTTGAGGTAAACCTGCAGCTGCCGCTGTTGACCGCGCTCGAACCCGAGACGGCAGGCCCGCAAGTGGCGGACACGCCAGCGCGTTCGCTGAGCGTGCTGGTGGTGGACGATCATCCGGTCAACCGCTTGCTCCTGTGCCGGCAACTGGGTGAACTGGGCCACGCTACGGTCGATGTCGAGGATGGTGAGCTGGGCTTGCAGCGCTGGCGAACACAGGCTTTCGATGTGCTGATCACCGATTGCAACATGCCCCGGCGCAACGGTTACGAACTCGCTCGGACACTTCGTGAAGAAGAGGCGGCGAGCGGTCGGGCACGCTGCCTGATCCTCGGCTTCACTGCCAACGCGCAGGTCGAGGAGAAAGTCCGTTGTCTTGAGGCCGGCATGGACGATTGTCTGTTCAAGCCGATTCGCTTGCACGATCTGCAACAGGCATTGAAGGCGGCCAGTCGCGGTGACGGTGACCAGCTGTCGGACCCGGCACCGCCGTTGCCCGAGATCGACCTGAGCGCGCTTGAACAGATGGCCGGGGACAATCCTGCAGTGATGCAGCGCCTGCGCGAACAAGTGTTGCGCAGTCTGCACGACGATCTGCAACGGCTGGACGCTGCGCGCCAGCCACAGGATCTGAGCGAATTAAGCACCCTGGCGCATCACATCAAGGGCGGTGCGCAAATGGTCGGTGCGGCGCGAGTGGCGGCGGCGTGCAGCGATCTCGAACAGGCGTGTCGCGACGCCGAAACCCTGACTGTCCACCGCTCGGTGGACACGCTGCGCAGGGCCATGCACGACCTCGCGCAGCGGCTTCAGGACTGAGCGATCAATCCCACTGCGGGGCAATGCCTTTCGGGCTGGTCAGACGATGGCCGCGCTCCAGACCGGCGATCAGCGCTATGTCGGATTCGCTCAGGGTCAGCGTGGTGGCGCCGAGGTTACTCTGCAGGTTGGCGCGTTTGGTCGACGATGGAATCACCGCGTAACCCGACTGCATCGCCCAGGCCAGGGTGACTTGCGCCGGGGTCGCTTGCAGGCGTTCAGCGATCTGCTGGATCACCGGATCCTTCAGCACTTCGCCATAGGCAAGGGTCATGTAGGAGGTGATCTGGATGCCCTGGCTGCGGGCGAACTCGACCACTTTGCGATTTTGCAGGTACGGGTGCAGCTCGATCTGGTTGGTGGCGATGTTTTCCGCGCCGACCGCTGCGATGGCTTGTTGCATCAGCTCGATGGTGAAGTTGGACACCCCGATCTGCCGGGTCAGGCCCAGACGCTTGGCTTCGAGCAGCGCGCCCATGAATTCGGCGACCGGCACCTGATCCTCCGGCGACGGCCAGTGGATCAGCGTCAGGTCGAGGTAGTCGGTCTGCAATTTCTGCAGGCTTTCCTTGAGGCTCTCGATCAGACGATCCTTGGCGAAGTTGGCGATCCAGATCTTGCTGGTGATGAACAACTCTTCGCGAGCAATGCCGCTGGCGGCGATGGCCTGGCCGACCTCGGCTTCGTTCTCGTAGATCTGCGCGGTGTCGATGGCGCGGTAACCGAGTTCAAGGCCGGTGCGCACCGAATCGATGACCACCTGACCTTGCAGGCGAAACGTACCCAGACCAAAAGCGGGAACAGACATTGATGACTCCAGGGTTGCAGTGGGAATGGGCAGGAGTATCCGCGTCTGTGTCCTTGAGAAAAACCGCTGCTGGGGCAAAGCACTGTTGAGCAGAAGTCATGAATCTTTCCCGATAGTGGTGTTGTCTGGACCGGCCCCTTCGCGAGCAAGCCCGCTCCCGCAAGGATCGAGATTCAACGGTGGGACTGTTCTATAAATGGAACACTAAAGCCGGTTTTTGCCGTCTAGTGCTCAAAACGCTATGGATTTAAGCTTAATCCATTGCGTCACCCACCTTTTCTGGAGGCAACCATGAAAAACATCATCGGTATCTACACCAGCCCTCGCGGCCATTGGGTCGGCGATGGTTTCCCGGTGCGCACTCTGTTTTCCTATGACAACCTGGGCAAACACATCAGCCCGTTCCTGCTGCTCGATCACGCAGGCCCGGCCGAATTCACCCCGACCACCGAGCGCCGTGGCGTCGGCCAGCACCCGCACCGTGGTTTTGAAACGGTGACCATCGTCTACGACGGCGAAGTGCAGCACCGCGACTCCACCGGCAGCGGCGGCACCATCGGCCCCGGCGATGTGCAGTGGATGACCGCCGCGTCCGGGATCCTCCACGAGGAGTTCCACTCGGATGATTTCGCCAGAACCGGCGGCAAGCTGGAAATGGTGCAGCTGTGGGTCAACCTGCCGGCCAAGGACAAAATGGCTGCGCCCGGCTACCAGACCATTCTCGACGGCGATATTCCCAATATCGCGCTGAAGGACGATGCCGGCCGGCTGCGGCTGATCGCCGGTGAGTTCGAGGGGCAGAAAGGCCCGTCGCACACCTTCACGCCGATCGATGTCTGGGACCTGCGGTTGCACGCCGGCAAGTTGCTGACACTGGATCTGCACGAAGGGCGCAACACCGCGCTGGTGCTGTTGAAAGGTTCGGTGACGATCAACGGTGCGCAAACGGCGGGTGTCGGGCAGTTGGTGCTGTTCGAGCGCGACGGTCGTCAGTTGACCCTTGAGGTCAGTGAAGACGCAGTGGTGTTGCTGCTCAGCGGCGAGCCGATCGACGAACCGATTGTCGGCCATGGCCCGTTCGTGATGAACACCGAGCAGGAAATTCATCAGGCATTCGCCGACTTCCAGTCCGGGCGTTTTGGCCAAATGCACGGGTAAATTTCACCCCTGTGGGAGCGGGCTTGCTCGCGAAAGCGCAGTGCCAGTCAATGCATGTCTGACCGATCCACCGCCTTCGCGAGCAGGCTCGCTTCCACAGGGGTTTTCCGGTGTTTTTGCGCTGGTGTTCTGCCTCTGAAATCAATTACTCCTACACTTGCCCAATCTGTGCGATCTTCTCGCGATTGGCCCCTGTCGGAGTGCTTTGATGTTGTCTTTTTTGACCGAACATCCGTTGTTTTGCGCGTTGATCCTGATCCTCCTCGATCTCGGGTTGTGGCGCCTGATCAGCTCCCGTGGCAGCGAGTGGAAGCTGCTGGTGCGGGTACTGATTTTCAGCCTGTTCAGCGTGCTGTTGTTCAACGAAGGCCTGAATCCGATGGAGCCGGCGCCGTGGGCCGACAACGTGCCGCTGCACCTGGCGGCGACCGGGTTGCAGATCGGCTGGTGGCTGTTCGGCGCGCGCACCCTGACCGTGCTGATCGGCGCGGTGATGATGCAGCGCGTCGGGCACACCGGACGGCTGTTGCAGGATCTGCTCGGTGCGGTGATTTTCCTGATCGCGATTATCGCGGCACTGGCCTATGTGCTGGATCTGCCGGTCAAAGGTGTGTTGGCGACGTCCGGGGCCTTGGCGATCATTGTCGGTCTGGCGTTGCAGAGCACCTTGAGCGACGTGTTCTCCGGGATCGTGCTCAACACCACCAAGCCCTATCAGATCGATGACTGGATCTCGATCGATGGCACCGAAGGCCGGGTCATCGACATCGACTGGCGCGCCACGCGTCTGCAGACCAGTCAGGGCAGCATGGCGGTGATTCCCAACTCGCTGGCGGCCAAGGCCAAGATCATCAACTTCAGTCGTCCGAGCAACATGTTCGGGGTGGCCGTCAGTGTCCAGGTCAGCCCGCATGCCCGGCCCAATACGGTGATCGATGCGCTGGAGCGGGCGATGCAGGGCTGCCGCCCGCTGCTGGACAATCCCTCGCCAAGTGTCGCGCTGAAAAGCTCCAGCAGCGCCGGCGCGGAATATGAAATCAGCGGTTTTGTCTCGTCGATGGATCAGAAGCGCTCAGTGCGCAATCAGCTGTTCGATCTGGCTTACCGGCATCTGCAGGCATCCGGGATCAATCTGTTGTCGAGTGTCGAACCGATCGTCGCCGGCAACCTCTCGCGGCCGCGGGCGCTGCTCGACAGTTCGCCGATTTTCTCCACGCTGCGCCAGGAAGAGAAAGACACCTTCAGCCAGAACATGACCCTGCAAACCTTCCGTGCCGGCGAGACGATCCTCGACGCCGGGGAGGTCAGCGATCATTTGTTCATCATCGAATCGGGCGTGGTCAGCGTGACCTTGACTCGCCATGGCAGCCCGTTCGAATCCGGGCGCATGGGGCCGGGGGAGGTGATCGGCGAGGCCGGCATCCTCTCCGATTCGTCGGTGCCGGCGACCTTTGCGGCGAAAACCTTCTGTGCGCTGTACCGCATCGAGAAGACCTACCTGAAGCCGTGCCTGGATGCCCGACACGACATCAATGAGGCGATGAAGGCCTTGCTCGATTATCGCCTGCACAAGGCCCAGAGCCTGACCCAGGACGTGCCGACCGTGGTGGCGAAAACCGGGTTCCTGCACTGGTTGCGCAATCGGGTGTGACAGGGTGGTCTACTCGTCTTCCGGGAGATTGGCTATTTGTCCGGGGCAAGTGCGGGACTACCTTAGTCACACATTCACTGGCCCCGGAAACTCAATCATGAAAGCTCGTACCGATTTCTACACCGCCTCCCCAGACGCCCTGAAAGCGATGATCGCCCTGGAAACCGCGGTCTCGAAACTGCCGCTGGAAAAGACCCTGGTCGAACTGGTCAAGCTGCGCGCTTCGCAGATCAACGGCTGCGCATTCTGCATCGACATGCACACCGCTGACGCGATCAAGGGCGGCGAAACCCCGCGTCGACTGTTCGCCGTCACCGCGTGGCGTGAAGCGCCGTTCTTCACCGAGCGCGAACGCGCTGCGCTGCTGTGGACCGAATCGCTGACCCAGCTGAGCCTGACCCACGCCCCGGACGAAGACTACGACATCGTCGCGGCGCAATTCACGCCCAAGGAAATGGTCGACCTGAGCGTGGCGATCAGCACCATCAACAGCTGGAACCGTCTGGCGGTGGGCTTCCGCAAAACCCCACAGCTCTGACAGTTCACGGTCGAAAACTGTGGGAGCGGGCTTGCTCGCGAAGGCGTCGTGTCAGTCACCTTAGTGGTTATCTGACACACCGCCTTCGTCGGATCGCCGCCCGGAGCAAGCCCGCTCCCACAGTGAAAAGTGCAAAACTTCAGAAGGGTGATCAATGCGCATCTGCACTCGGCGCGGCCGGTGGTTGTACCTTGCGCATCAAGGGCACCATCGCCGTGGCAATGATGAAGCACAGCATGATCATCAAAAAGGTATCGCCGTAGGTCTGGGTCTGCGCCTCGCGGTAGGTCAGCAGCCACAGTTGACGCAGGCCTGCGGTGACGCCGACGTCACCACTCTGACCCTGTGTCGCCAGATTGCCACCGACCTGCGCCAGCCACTGATTCATCGCCTCGTTGCTGCTGTTCAGATGCTCGGCCAAGCGGGTGAAGTGCAGGTTGGTGCGGTCATTGAGAATGGTCGCGCACGCGGCAATCCCGATCGCCCCGCCCAGATTGCGCATCAGGTTGAACAGCCCCGAAGCGTGCTTCAAGCGCGCCGGTGCCAAACCTCCCAGAGTCAGTGTCACTGCCGGCGGCACCGCCAGTTGCTGGGCGATCCCGCGCAGCGCTTGCGGTAGCATCAACTGGCCGGAACCCCAGTCGTGGGTGATCGGACTGAATTCCCACATCGACACGGCAAACAGGCCCAGGCCGATCATCATGATCCAGCGCAAATCCATGCGATTGGCGAGAAAGGCATACAGCGGAATCGCCATGATCTGGAACACCCCGGTGGAAAAAACCGCCAGACCAATGTCTAGCGCGCTATAGCCACGCACCCGTCCAAGAAACAGCGGAGTCAGGTAAATCGTTGCGAACAGGCCGATCCCGGTGACAAAGGAAAAGAAACAACCCAAGGCAAAGTTGCGATCCTTGAGCGCGCGTAGATCGACGATCGGGTTGGCCACGTGCAAGGTGCGTCCGATGAAGGCCAGACCCGCCAGACCGCTGATCCATGCCGTGGTCAGAATCGTTTGATCGCTGAACCAGTTCCAGCGCGGGCCTTCTTCGAGGGTGTATTCCAGGCAGCCGAGAAACAGCGCAAGAAACACCATGCTCAGGTAGTCCGCACCCTTGAGCAGCGACAGCTCCGGCTGGTCGATCTTCACCAGCATCGGCACGGCCACGGCGACGAAAATCCCCGGCACCAGATTGATGTAGAACAGCCAGTGCCACGATGAAATGTCGGTGATCCAGCCACCGATCACCGGCCCCAACGTCGGCGCCAGCGACGCTACGGCACCGATGGTCGCGGCGGCAATCACCCGTTGTTTACCGCTGAAGAAAAAGAACGCGGTGGTGAACACCAGCGGGATCATCGAACCGCCGAGAAAGCCTTGCAGCGCGCGAAAGGCGATCATGCTCTGGATATTCCAGGCCACGCCGCAGAGCAGGCTGGCCAGAGTAAAACCGACCGCCGAGGCGCAGAACAGCCAGCGTGTGGAGAACACCCGCGACAGCCAGCCCGACAGCGGGATCACGATGATTTCGGCGATCAGGTAACTGGTCTGCACCCACGCGGTTTCGTCGGTGCCGGCCGAGAGTCCGCCGCCGATGTCACGCAGCGACGCCGAGACGATCTGGATGTCCAGCAGCGCGATGAACATGCCGATGCACATCGTGGCGAAGGCGAACACTTTGGTCGCGGTGGCCATGTCGGCGGCGTTGAACGGTTGCGCCGGGGCGGTGAGGGCGGTGCTCATGGAGCGACGGCCACGGCGCTGGTTTCGGCTTGTGCGCGGGTGTCGACTTCAGCGGTGACCGACAGCCCCGGCCGCAGATGGCCGAGCACGCCATCAGCCGGATCGAGGAGGATTCGCACCGGCACCCGCTGGACGATTTTGGTGAAGTTGCCGGTGGCGTTCTCCGGCGGTAGCACGCTGAATTGCGAGCCGGTGGCCGGGGCGAGGCTGTCGAGGCGGCCGTGGAATTCCTGGCCGGAGAGCACGTCGGCACGGATGCTCACCCGTTGCCCGGGTTTCATCCGCGCCAGTTGATCCTCCTTGAAATTGGCATCGACCCACAGACCGCTGGCCGGCACCACCGACAACTGTTGCGAACCGGCCTGGGCATAGGCGCCGACCCGCGCGCGGCGGTTGCCGATCACGCCATCAACCGGCGCGCGCAGTTCGGTGTAGCCGAGATTCAACTGCGCCAGATCACGCTCGGCGCGGGCCTGTTGCAGGGCGGCGCGGGCCTGTTGTTTCTGAGTGTCGATCACCGCCAGTTGGCGCTGTGCGGCGAGCAGTTCGGCCTGGGCACGCGCACTCAGGGCCTGAGCGGTCTTGAAGGTGGCGTCGGCGCGCTGGGCACTTTCCACCGACACGGCATTGGTGCTGACCAGGCGTTTGTAGCGCGCATTGTCATCCCGCGAGCGTGCGGTTTCGGCACCGGCGGCATCGATGCCGGCGCGGGCCTGGCCGATCACTGCTTGCTGCAGTTGTTCAGTGGCGTCGAGGTTGGCCAGCAGCGCCTCCTCGGCGGCAACGGCGCCTTCGGCTTTGGCGAGATTGGCACGATAGTCGCGCGCATCGAGGCGGATCAGCACGTCGCCGGCCTTGACCGATTGGTTGTCGCTGACCAGCACTTCTTCGATGTAACCGGCGACCTTCGGCCCGATCACCGTCACGTCGCCACCGATGTAGGCATCGTCAGTCTCTTCAAGAAAACGCCCGGTGCCCCACCAATGACTGGCGTAAACGCCGACCACGACCAGCGCGACCAAGCCAGAGCCGGTCAGCAGCAGGCGTTTGCGCAGTGGCGGCTTGGCGGGGGTGACCGGGGCATACAGGTCTGGCTCAACGGTTGGCATGCTGGTCATGGCGTAATACCTGCGGAAACGGGCTGTTATTACGGCTGTAATATGATGCAAGTAATATTTTGTGGCAATTATGTTTTTGTGCCGATCGTCAGTTGCTTACCCGGCCTCGGGGTTTGGAGCGGTTTCGACAAACGACAGCGCCCGTAATACGGGGCCAAATCTTCGAGAACTCGATGAAAGCCCTCGGGGAACCCCTGAGGGACTGACGTTGAACACAGCAAAATCAAATGTTTAAGAAATGTAAGCGTTGTAGGAAGCGTCTTGCATTTGTGTAGGAAGGCTCTGACTATCACTCGCATTGATGAGGTGGCATTACGCTACTTTATGATTGCAAGGATGTTGCGTG
The Pseudomonas fluorescens genome window above contains:
- a CDS encoding carboxymuconolactone decarboxylase family protein; the protein is MKARTDFYTASPDALKAMIALETAVSKLPLEKTLVELVKLRASQINGCAFCIDMHTADAIKGGETPRRLFAVTAWREAPFFTERERAALLWTESLTQLSLTHAPDEDYDIVAAQFTPKEMVDLSVAISTINSWNRLAVGFRKTPQL
- a CDS encoding mechanosensitive ion channel domain-containing protein; the protein is MLSFLTEHPLFCALILILLDLGLWRLISSRGSEWKLLVRVLIFSLFSVLLFNEGLNPMEPAPWADNVPLHLAATGLQIGWWLFGARTLTVLIGAVMMQRVGHTGRLLQDLLGAVIFLIAIIAALAYVLDLPVKGVLATSGALAIIVGLALQSTLSDVFSGIVLNTTKPYQIDDWISIDGTEGRVIDIDWRATRLQTSQGSMAVIPNSLAAKAKIINFSRPSNMFGVAVSVQVSPHARPNTVIDALERAMQGCRPLLDNPSPSVALKSSSSAGAEYEISGFVSSMDQKRSVRNQLFDLAYRHLQASGINLLSSVEPIVAGNLSRPRALLDSSPIFSTLRQEEKDTFSQNMTLQTFRAGETILDAGEVSDHLFIIESGVVSVTLTRHGSPFESGRMGPGEVIGEAGILSDSSVPATFAAKTFCALYRIEKTYLKPCLDARHDINEAMKALLDYRLHKAQSLTQDVPTVVAKTGFLHWLRNRV
- the dkgB gene encoding 2,5-didehydrogluconate reductase DkgB, producing the protein MSVPAFGLGTFRLQGQVVIDSVRTGLELGYRAIDTAQIYENEAEVGQAIAASGIAREELFITSKIWIANFAKDRLIESLKESLQKLQTDYLDLTLIHWPSPEDQVPVAEFMGALLEAKRLGLTRQIGVSNFTIELMQQAIAAVGAENIATNQIELHPYLQNRKVVEFARSQGIQITSYMTLAYGEVLKDPVIQQIAERLQATPAQVTLAWAMQSGYAVIPSSTKRANLQSNLGATTLTLSESDIALIAGLERGHRLTSPKGIAPQWD
- a CDS encoding chemotaxis protein CheY, which gives rise to MINKTLRILIADPQHFHRMKIERLFNGLEYFRIAPVQSLLELLTLVDYGCEPFDVVVINAELAAGSLDLPGFFLNNPHVRHALIYNEPSAPALTPAGFAQENLQISPVALPNAAAIKHLMARVDVAPVCAANAWNPAPALQRRA
- a CDS encoding pirin family protein produces the protein MKNIIGIYTSPRGHWVGDGFPVRTLFSYDNLGKHISPFLLLDHAGPAEFTPTTERRGVGQHPHRGFETVTIVYDGEVQHRDSTGSGGTIGPGDVQWMTAASGILHEEFHSDDFARTGGKLEMVQLWVNLPAKDKMAAPGYQTILDGDIPNIALKDDAGRLRLIAGEFEGQKGPSHTFTPIDVWDLRLHAGKLLTLDLHEGRNTALVLLKGSVTINGAQTAGVGQLVLFERDGRQLTLEVSEDAVVLLLSGEPIDEPIVGHGPFVMNTEQEIHQAFADFQSGRFGQMHG
- a CDS encoding MgtC/SapB family protein — encoded protein: MQAINNLNLTSLLDTLVSLSAAFILGGLIGFERQYRQRTAGLRTNVLVAVGAAIFVDMANRLGGAEGAVRVVAYVVSGIGFLGAGVIMREEGNVRGLNTAATLWTSAAVGACAGADLLAEAVLGTLFILAANTLLRPIVNNINRQPLDVVSAEVTNIVYVIARRSQQKAVFALLEAELERSNYPASDVDVHAFGADEIEIEATLATTSVDGDELDALVARISTSALVVQAFWSPSTTE
- a CDS encoding response regulator transcription factor, with amino-acid sequence MKSALIVDDHPVVRAAVKLVLEAERFRVIHEASSASEALELSREHKPELVILDLKLPGVGGLEALERLKANDPECRVLIFTSQDPLHYQDRCLRSGAMGYVAKTNQLLQLHKAVQALMSGYSYFAALPDSGSVSTPSHRSEKQLIDELSNRELNILVQLALGKPNKKIAAEMFLSHKTVSTYKTRLIKKLGLHSKSAVYLREFAKRNDLI
- a CDS encoding transporter substrate-binding domain-containing protein, with the translated sequence MNLRRWWCVLWLSITATCWASESPQPLELLSQAALENIQVPLDPQDQQWLRRHPTLRMGISGPDYPPFEITRNRQELEGLTADYAELLAQLLGVRIEVQRYANRDAVMSALKRGELDLLGTSNNFELADPDFILSRPYAEDQPMLVTRLDETLPADLAGKRIAMVEDYLPLTSVQAFYPDAKVQRYSSAMDALGAVAFGVDDGYLGDLISANYLINTNYRNDLQLAGPSGLDANPFGFALLRSDVRLKRIIDKALAAIPMERRQLIEQRWSAGRAQMAAQSQVRLSASEQQWLEQHPRVRVGVIEDFAPLTFFDADGRFNGLSAQLLNLISQRTGLQFEVVRGHSLDRQIEQLKAGELDVLPVVTPSSERETELQFTRAYLNNPFVLVSATTAGSPRSLGDLPGKRLAIYRGHPLHDFILQQVPGIRLVEVRSPAEGMEQIAKGQADVTVSSLLVARFLIARHYRERLRITNTIGDQPARIALATAAQDTALHTILNKALLSIAPQQMDELVERWSHDVVVEESYWQRHRREILLAFAGAAGLLLLALAWIGFQRSQLRQRQQWLQQLQQAKDAADDANRAKTTFLATMSHEIRTPMNALIGMLEMALKRAEEGVTDKLAIEVASAAGQQLLALIGDILDIARIESGHLSLAPQRANLREQVIAVCRVFEGLAREKRLLWQVELDAHSDVDVMLDPTRFKQVLSNLLSNAIKFTEQGQVSLRLLCSAMPSGILAVVVVIADSGIGISADDRKRLFSPFVQAANQGQSARSGSGLGLVISRNLCEMMGGTLRLDSEPGHGTRVEVNLQLPLLTALEPETAGPQVADTPARSLSVLVVDDHPVNRLLLCRQLGELGHATVDVEDGELGLQRWRTQAFDVLITDCNMPRRNGYELARTLREEEAASGRARCLILGFTANAQVEEKVRCLEAGMDDCLFKPIRLHDLQQALKAASRGDGDQLSDPAPPLPEIDLSALEQMAGDNPAVMQRLREQVLRSLHDDLQRLDAARQPQDLSELSTLAHHIKGGAQMVGAARVAAACSDLEQACRDAETLTVHRSVDTLRRAMHDLAQRLQD